A single region of the Melopsittacus undulatus isolate bMelUnd1 chromosome 10, bMelUnd1.mat.Z, whole genome shotgun sequence genome encodes:
- the KCNK15 gene encoding potassium channel subfamily K member 15, translating to MKRQNLRTAALILCIFSYLLVGAAVFDALESEAESGRKRLLEQKRGELRRKYRFSADDYRELERLVLQAEPHRAGRQWKFAGSFYFAITVITTIGYGHAAPGTDAGKVFCMFYAILGIPLTLVMFQSLGERMNTVVRLLLQKIKKCLGMRTTNVSMENMVLVGFLSCMGTLCIGAAAFSYFEGWTFFHAYYYCFITLTTIGFGDFVALQKNEALQKKPPYVAFSFMYILVGLTVIGAFLNLVVLRFLTMNSEDERRDAEERASLRRARNNIHLKPKEDSRSSNAIFLPAEDRTSQMNLIPLIQEDAERQRCQSANSAAAVPSFCTCLCYRPQVCGSPVPSHPETLSCHTNPVYYNSISYKIDEVSLSTRGQTGSSPGSTLSSNSPRCRQHPRLRRKSI from the exons ATGAAGCGGCAGAACCTGCGCACGGCCGCGCTCATCCTCTGCATCTTCTCCTACCTGCTGGTGGGCGCCGCCGTCTTCGATGCGCTGGAGTCGGAAGCGGAGAGCGGCCGCAAGcggctgctggagcagaagcGCGGGGAGCTGCGGAGGAAGTACCGCTTCTCCGCCGATGACTACCGGGAGCTGGAGCGGCTGGTGCTGCAGGCCGAGCCGCACCGCGCCGGGCGGCAGTGGAAGTTCGCCGGCTCTTTCTACTTCGCCATCACGGTCATCACCACCATAG GCTATGGGCATGCTGCCCCAGGCACAGATGCTGGCAAAGTGTTCTGCATGTTCTATGCCATCCTGGGCATCCCGCTGACACTGGTCATGTTCCAGAGCCTGGGGGAGCGCATGAACACTGTTGTGCGCCTACTGCTCCAGAAGATCAAGAAGTGTCTGGGCATGAGGACAACCAATGTCTCCATGGAGAACATGGTCCTCGTCGGCTTTCTGTCCTGCATGGGCACCCTGTGCATCGGCgcagcagccttctcttatTTCGAGGGCTGGACTTTCTTTCATGCCTATTACTACTGCTTCATAACCTTGACCACTATTGGCTTTGGAGACTTTGTGGCTCTGCAGAAGAACGAGGCTTTGCAAAAGAAGCCCCCGTACGTGGCTTTCAGCTTCATGTACATCCTGGTGGGCCTGACCGTCATCGGCGCCTTCCTCAACCTGGTGGTGCTGCGGTTCCTGACCATGAACTCTGAGGACGAGCGGCGCGATGCCGAGGAGCGAGCATCGCTGAGGAGAGCCCGGAACAACATCCACCTCAAGCCCAAAGAGGACAGCCGGAGCAGCAACGCCATATTTCTGCCCGCGGAGGACAGGACGAGCCAGATGAACCTCATCCCGCTGATCCAGGAGGATGCGGAGAGGCAGCGGTGCCAATCGGCCAACTCGGCGGCCGCGGTCCCCTCCTTCTGCACGTGCCTGTGCTACAGACCTCAGGTGTGCGGCAGCCCGGTGCCCTCGCACCCCGAGACGCTGAGCTGCCACACCAACCCCGTCTATTACAACTCCATTTCCTACAAGATCGATGAGGTGTCCCTGAGCACGCGGGGGCAGACCGGCTCCTCCCCGGGGAGCACTCTGTCATCCAACAGCCCTCGCTGCCGGCAGCACCCCCGGCTGCGGAGGAAATCCATCTAG